One segment of Natronosalvus halobius DNA contains the following:
- a CDS encoding NifU family protein: MTDADDEPLKARVEQWLTREMPIIKMHGGTSAVREADPETGEVIIELGGGCTGCEVANITTSNIEAELLTWPEISDITVRVPDPRESLGGPDQAESIMGIDRTEGGRGDWGSSNPGKDHF, encoded by the coding sequence ATGACCGACGCCGACGACGAGCCACTGAAAGCGCGCGTCGAGCAGTGGCTCACCCGCGAGATGCCGATCATCAAGATGCACGGCGGGACGAGCGCCGTCCGCGAAGCCGATCCGGAGACCGGCGAAGTGATCATCGAACTCGGCGGTGGCTGTACCGGCTGTGAGGTCGCCAACATCACGACCAGCAACATCGAGGCCGAGTTGTTGACCTGGCCCGAAATCTCCGACATCACCGTCCGGGTTCCCGACCCACGCGAGAGTCTCGGCGGACCCGACCAGGCCGAGTCGATCATGGGCATCGACCGAACCGAAGGTGGACGCGGCGACTGGGGATCCTCGAATCCGGGGAAGGACCACTTCTAA
- a CDS encoding LVIVD repeat-containing protein, whose protein sequence is MQRRALLRTVAGSCGVGVGLSLGVSSGSTVAASAAQESYEPLGSVPVHGACEVVVGDDQETAYLATVDGFATVDVSDPTDPQVLADRRGLLEDVENEDRSFTEILDVEVSGDRLIVPGPANYLGSGVFYGFLQYDVSDPANPTMIGDPVETGYHLHNCFHDGDRLYLPRNEVGENRRPNAVEIYDLSGDDPERLGEWSLLDHEPRWDDVVNPFLWYLHDVTVRDGIAVLPFWNAGTYLVDVSDPSDPTYVSHVSDTSLEDQLEITDAEMMDYYTGLPGNDHYGALDETGSILAVGREAWVTDAPEADRHGGIDLYNVSDIENPVHAATIDAPETPNGAYEAGQWTTSHNFELRDGLLYSSWYRGGVKLHDISVLEDPEEIAAWRDPSVAAFWTARVLEPTETFVASSTSILTNADTEGALYVFASEPGEQTDPPSFEDDTGDPGEDADGNESDTGIDENESDAGDDENDNDAGDDETADADAGDEESDSIPGFTAAGAAGVVGGTLALEAWRRHR, encoded by the coding sequence ATGCAACGACGCGCCCTCCTCCGAACGGTCGCTGGCTCCTGTGGCGTCGGCGTCGGCCTGAGTCTCGGCGTCTCGAGCGGATCCACCGTCGCCGCCTCGGCGGCACAGGAATCCTACGAACCCCTGGGATCGGTCCCCGTCCACGGGGCGTGTGAGGTCGTCGTCGGCGACGACCAGGAGACGGCCTACCTCGCGACGGTCGACGGCTTCGCCACCGTCGACGTGAGCGATCCGACCGATCCGCAGGTGCTGGCCGACAGGCGAGGCCTCCTCGAGGACGTCGAGAACGAGGACCGCTCGTTTACCGAAATCCTCGACGTCGAGGTCAGTGGCGACCGCCTGATCGTTCCCGGGCCGGCAAATTACCTTGGATCCGGCGTATTCTACGGCTTTCTCCAGTACGACGTGAGCGATCCCGCGAATCCGACGATGATTGGCGATCCCGTCGAGACGGGATATCACCTCCACAACTGCTTTCACGACGGTGATCGTCTCTACCTCCCTCGCAACGAAGTTGGCGAAAATCGACGGCCGAACGCGGTCGAAATCTACGACCTGAGCGGTGACGACCCCGAACGGCTCGGTGAGTGGTCGTTACTCGACCACGAGCCGCGGTGGGACGACGTCGTCAACCCCTTCCTCTGGTACCTTCACGACGTAACCGTCCGCGACGGAATCGCCGTTCTTCCCTTCTGGAACGCCGGTACCTACCTCGTCGACGTGAGCGATCCGAGCGACCCGACGTACGTCTCGCACGTGTCGGATACGTCCCTCGAGGACCAGCTCGAGATCACCGACGCCGAGATGATGGACTACTACACCGGGCTGCCCGGAAACGACCACTACGGCGCGCTCGACGAAACCGGGTCGATTCTCGCAGTGGGTCGGGAGGCCTGGGTGACGGACGCACCCGAGGCCGACCGACACGGTGGCATCGACCTCTACAACGTCAGCGACATCGAGAATCCCGTCCACGCGGCGACGATCGACGCGCCGGAGACGCCGAACGGCGCCTACGAGGCCGGCCAGTGGACCACCTCACACAACTTCGAGCTTCGCGACGGACTCCTCTACTCCTCGTGGTACCGGGGCGGCGTGAAGCTCCACGACATCTCGGTGCTCGAGGACCCCGAGGAAATCGCCGCCTGGCGAGACCCGTCTGTTGCCGCCTTCTGGACGGCGCGGGTGCTCGAACCGACGGAGACGTTCGTCGCCAGCAGTACGTCGATCCTTACCAACGCCGACACCGAGGGCGCACTGTACGTCTTCGCGAGTGAACCCGGCGAACAGACCGATCCGCCGTCCTTCGAGGACGACACGGGGGATCCCGGTGAAGATGCCGACGGAAACGAAAGCGACACGGGCATCGACGAAAACGAAAGCGACGCCGGTGACGACGAGAACGACAACGACGCCGGTGACGACGAGACGGCCGACGCAGACGCCGGGGACGAGGAGTCCGATTCGATCCCCGGGTTCACCGCCGCGGGCGCGGCCGGCGTCGTCGGCGGGACGCTCGCACTCGAGGCCTGGCGTCGTCACCGATAA